A stretch of DNA from Williamwhitmania sp.:
TGGGTAACCCGCTGAACAAGTTCATAAGTGGTGGTCAACGCAAACGGCTCAACATTGCACTGGAGTTGATGCGCGAGCCGGCCGTACTTTTTGTTGACGAGCCCACCTCGGGCCTTTCGTCCAACGATTCGGAGAAGGTTATGTTGATGCTCAAGCGGCAAACCATTAAGGGGAAGCTGGTGATGGTGAATATCCATCAACCCTCGTCCGACGTGTTTAAGCTCTTCGACAAGCTGCTGATTATGGACCATGGTGGCCGCATTATTTTTCAGGGAAACCCCATGGATGCTGTAGTTTACTTCCGCACGGCTGCCCACTACCTTAAGGCCGATGAGAGCGAATGCTACGCCTGTGGAAACGTGAACACCGAGCAGATTCTCAAAATTATTGAAGCCCGTGTGGTGAACGAGTATGGCCGCCTCACCCGTAAGCGCAAGCGGAGTGCCCGCGAGTGGTACGACATCTATCAAAAACGGGTGGAGCCTACGCTCAAGAAGGTGGAATGCGGGCAGCGAAGCCTTCTGCCCACAAATGCATTTAAGATACCCGACCTTGCCAAGCAGCTGCTCATATTTGTGAAGCGTAACGTGTTGGCTAAACTGGCCGACCGCCAATACCTTACCATTAGTATGTTGGAGGCGCCTATACTGGCCCTCGTTATCGGCTTTTTTACCCGCTACGCCGCGACCACTTCTGGGGTGGCTACGCGCTACATGTTTGGCCTCAACGACAACATCCCGTCGTTCCTCTTTATGAGCGTTATTGCAGCCCTCTTTATGGGGTTGAGCGTGAGCGCCGAGGAGATTATCAAGGACCGGCGAATACGAGAGCGCGAAAAGTTTCTTCACCTCAGCCACTTCAGCTACATCAACTCCAAGGTGATGGTGATGCTAGCCATCTCTGCCATTCAGGCGTTGCTGTTTGTCTCCGTGGGAAATGCGCTGCTGGGCATCCGCGGCATGTTCCTCAGCTACTGGCTCATATTCTTCAGCACCGCCTTTACTGCCAACATGGTGGGACTCAATATCTCGGCTGCACTTTCGTCGGTGGTGGCCATCTATATTACCATACCGCTCATTCTTGTGCCGCAACTGCTCTTTAGCGGCGTGGTGGTACCCTTTCAGAAGTTGCAACGCAGCGTAACCTCGCAGCTCTACGTGCCGGTGATTGGCGATTTAATGATTTCTCGTTGGTCATACGAGGCGCTTATGGTGCACCAGTTTCGCTCAAACCGATTCGAGCGACACTTTTTTGCCTTCGACCAGGAGTTGAGCTGCTGCTCCTACTACTTCAACTACCTCATTCCCGCCCTGCAGCTCAAGGTGCAGGAGCAGGCTCGCCAGCAGGAGCTCAACGCCGAGCCGGAGATTGCTAACCACAACCGTTTGCTGATTGCCAGTGGTATTGCCGAAGTAAAGGCTCACGTTGCGGGTGTAGATTCGCTTGCGAACAAGAATGTGGCGCTGTTTCTTACTGGAAACATGGTGCCCGACTCGCTGCTCCGCTACTTGGCCGATTGCCGCATGGTGTTTAGTGCACAGTTCGATAGCACCATGCGCCGGCGCGATAGGGCTTACCATAAATTGGAGGCACGGTTGGGCGGAAACGACCGGGTGGTGCTACTCAAGCAGCAATACCACAACGCTGCCCTTGCCGACGTTGTGCTGAGCAACAACGATCTCACTAAGATTGTGGAGGACAACGACCGCTTTGTACGGCGCAAGGAGCCCGTGTTTACCATTCCCGATAACCCCTACGGCCGGGCGCAGCTCTACGCACCCGTAAAGCGAATTGGCGGATGGCTGATTCCCACCTTCTGGTTCAACGCCATGGTGCTGTGGCTCTTTAGTGCGGTGCTCTACGTTATGCTACTTTCCAACGCTTCACGCAACCTTGGACGCTACTTTGAGGTGTTCAAGTTCCGCCGGTTGGCCCGCCGCATTTCGCGCTACCTGCCTCGCTAGCGTAATGTTTGGCTACACTGGCCAACGCAACTCATTCTTTGTGCAACCGCCGCTCCATACTGGGGTGGCGGTTGTGTTTTGGGGAAGTTTTGGGGATTGATCTTGTTGCCTGAATTGGTGTTTTACAAAGCCGAGTAGTAAAATTTGTTTGATATAATTTGGTCTTCAAATATAATTGTTTGATTTATTGCAAAAGAATTGTAAATTTGGGTGTTTTATGCGCTATGTGATAAAATATATGGAGATAGAAGTTGTTGAGTGTAGTTTGTTAGATGTATAAACTAGTTGACGGTTGTTGAAATTCAATATACATAATGAATATTGAGAAGATAAAAACTGAAGGATTTCTGCTTAATGAAGCATGTCATAAGGTTGATGATGTTGCTTCTCTTTCATTGAATTTGTCATTTAAATCATATTTTTCTACATATAGGAGTGTTGATTATTATCTAATCCTATTATCAGAGAAATCTAAATCAGAAGAGGAAAAAGACTGTTTTTATACTATAGATTATATTGAGAATGCATGTGAAGCAATATTTCATTTTCAACATTTTGTGGAGTTAATTATTAAAGATATTTTGCATAACGAGCATGAATTACTATTAATAGATGCTTCAAAAGCACACGATTTGCTATATGATTTAGTAAAAGGTAAGAAATATGATAATAAAGATTTACAAAGAGCGTCATACATAGGATATAGTCTTGCTCTTGAAAGATTGGTGGCTCTAATTGAAAAAAATCGATTGGATAAAAATATGTATGGTTTTATTGAAAAAGCAAATGAATGGCTTAGGGCAATTAATCATCTTAGAAATAGAATTGTACATAGAGGTGTTTTTGTATTAAGGTATGAAGCCCTAGATTATCTTTTTGGA
This window harbors:
- a CDS encoding ATP-binding cassette domain-containing protein: MNESILKVLMQLFAFLVDVEQDGLTGNAREVVKTYLEKEFGDEQMNTFLVQFDEMLQLYHQEAKHLEEDNGTFVFSQALNRIIDQINHEFEQYHKMWLVLQLIEFLGDGEVVTDKRLELIRALAASFRISEFEFNNSLQFILGQAESDMPISEKLLLIDSNADFSHSKMKHHLSEKLKGKIYALHIDSTNTFLIKYFGANNLFLNGHNVKVGRAYIFGVGSVIRSPKTDPVYYSKVATKFISGLAKEKIRYTASNISFHYKGTDNGIYPFSLQAESGQLIGIMGNSGVGKSILLNVLNGNQKLHTGQICINGYDIHKERSEVEGLVGYVPQDDLLIEELTVYQNLMFNAKLCFANHTEAELKEMVDQSLMDFDLVEAQELKVGNPLNKFISGGQRKRLNIALELMREPAVLFVDEPTSGLSSNDSEKVMLMLKRQTIKGKLVMVNIHQPSSDVFKLFDKLLIMDHGGRIIFQGNPMDAVVYFRTAAHYLKADESECYACGNVNTEQILKIIEARVVNEYGRLTRKRKRSAREWYDIYQKRVEPTLKKVECGQRSLLPTNAFKIPDLAKQLLIFVKRNVLAKLADRQYLTISMLEAPILALVIGFFTRYAATTSGVATRYMFGLNDNIPSFLFMSVIAALFMGLSVSAEEIIKDRRIREREKFLHLSHFSYINSKVMVMLAISAIQALLFVSVGNALLGIRGMFLSYWLIFFSTAFTANMVGLNISAALSSVVAIYITIPLILVPQLLFSGVVVPFQKLQRSVTSQLYVPVIGDLMISRWSYEALMVHQFRSNRFERHFFAFDQELSCCSYYFNYLIPALQLKVQEQARQQELNAEPEIANHNRLLIASGIAEVKAHVAGVDSLANKNVALFLTGNMVPDSLLRYLADCRMVFSAQFDSTMRRRDRAYHKLEARLGGNDRVVLLKQQYHNAALADVVLSNNDLTKIVEDNDRFVRRKEPVFTIPDNPYGRAQLYAPVKRIGGWLIPTFWFNAMVLWLFSAVLYVMLLSNASRNLGRYFEVFKFRRLARRISRYLPR